In the Sandaracinus amylolyticus genome, TGCCTGAGCCGACCGATGTGCGGCATCTCGGGGATCTGGTCGATCGATGGGCGAGGGGATGCGCTCCGCGCGCGGGCCGCGGTCATTCGCGATTCGATCGCGCATCGCGGTCCTGACGACGCGGGCGAGTGGGAGGAGACGACGTGCGGGCTCGTGTTGGGCCAGCGACGCCTGTCGATCCTCGACCTCTCGCCGCTCGGGCATCAGCCGATGGTGTCGGCCTCGGGCCGCTACGTCGTCGTGTTCAACGGCGAGATCTACAACCATCTGCGCATTCGTGCGGAGCTCCCCGACGTTGCGTTCCGCGGCACGTCGGACACCGAGACGCTGCTCGCCGCGATCGAGCGCTGGGGCCTCGAGGGCGCGCTCTCGCGCTTCGTCGGGATGTTCGCGATCGCGCTGTGGGATCGCGAGGCGCGCACGCTGCAGCTCGTGCGCGATCGCCTCGGCATCAAGCCGCTCTACTGGGGGCGCACGACGCGCGGCGATCTGCTCTTCGGCTCGGAGCTGCGCGCGCTGCGGACGCACCCCGAGTTCGACACGACGATCGATCGCGAAGCGCTCACCGCGTACTTCGAGACGAGCTGTGTCCCGGCACCGCTCTCGATCCACCGCGCCGCGCGCAAGCTCGAGCCCGGGACGATCCTGACGTTCCGCGCGCCGCAGCGCGATCCCCAAGCGACGCGCTACTGGCGCGTGGAGGACGTCGCACACGACGGACTTCGGGATCCGCTCCGCGACTCCGAGCCGGAGATCCTGGAGCGCATCGAGGAGACGCTCCGGGACGCGGTGCGCCTGCGCCTCCTGTCGGACGTGCCGCTCGGCGCGTTCCTCTCGGGAGGCATCGACTCCTCGCTGGTCGTCGCGATCGCGCAAGAGCTCTCGAGCGCGCCGCTCCGCACGTATTCGATCGGCAGCACGGACGCGGCGTACGACGAGTCGGCGTTCGCGTCGGAGGTCGCGCGTCGCCTCGGGACCCGGCACACGGCGCTCACCGTCCGCGACGCCGAGGCCCGCGAGATCGTGCCGCAGCTGGCTTCGATCTACGACGAGCCGTTCGCCGACAGCTCGCAGATCCCGACGTTCCTCGTCTCGCGTCTCGCGCGCAACGACGTCACGGTCGCGCTCTCGGGCGACGGCGGAGACGAGCTCTTCGGCGGGTACAACCGGTACCTGTGGGCACCGCGCCTCGCGCGCGTCCAGTCGGTCCCGCGTGCCGCGCGCCGGGTCGCAGCGGCAGCGCTGGAGCTGCTGCCGACGAGCGCGTGGGACTCCATCCACGCGCACCTCAGTCCTCCGCTGCCGCCAGTGCGGCTCGTCGGCGACAAGCTGCACAAGGGTGCTCGCGTGCTGCGCACGGGCTCGATCGACGAGATGTACGCCGCTCTGCGTCGGCAGTGGTGGCCCTCGCCCGTGCTCGACGTGCTGACACCCGACGAGGCCGTGCACGCCGGGCGTACGTTCGACGCGGCACATGCGCTGATGCTCCGGGATGCTGCCGCGTACCTGCCGGACGACATCCTCACGAAGGTCGACCGTGCGAGCATGGCAGTCGCGCTCGAGGCGCGGGTTCCGATCCTGGACCACCGTGTCGTCGAGCTCGCGTGGCGTGTTCCGATGCGGATGAAGATCCGCGACGGGAAGGGCAAATGGGCCCTCCGCGAGCTGCTCGCCAAGCGACTTCCGCGTGACGTGTTCGAGCGCCCGAAGACCGGGTTCAGCGTGCCCGTCGGCGCGTGGCTCCGCGGTCCGCTGCGCGACTGGGCCGAGTCCCTGCTGGACGCGAAGTCGCTCGAGTCCGCAGGGCTCGATGCGCGGCTCGTGCGTGCGCGCTGGCAGGCGCATCAGGAGGGCGCAGCCGACGCCGGTCTCGCGCTCTGGGACGTGCTCGCATTCGCGGCGTGGCAGCGGGAGATCGAGCGAGGCGTACGCGCGGAGGCGAGAGATCCGTTCGCGAGGAGCTCGGCGTGATCGCCGTCCTGCTGAGCTTCGTCTTCGCCGTCGTCGTCTACCTCGCGCCCCAGGCCGTGCTCCCGCCGGAGGACGCGCGGAAGTTCGGCATCGTGATGCTCTTCGGATTCCTGATCCGAATGGGCGCGGCAGTGTTCCTCCGAGAAGTGCCGCTGTTCTCGCACGGCGCTTCGAACACCGCGGACGCGGGGTTCTACGAGCTCGCGTCGGGGATCGTCACGCAGATCTGGTTCGGTCAGGGCTATCCGTCGTTCATCACCGCCGACCAGATCAACATCCCTCAGGCGCGCAATGCGATGCTCGCAGTCAACGTCTATGCGCTCGTCCACTACTTGAATGGTGGCGAGATGTCGCGCATGGGCTGCGTCGCGATCAACGCGCTCGTCGCGTGCATGACGTGCCTGCAGCTGGTTCGTCTCGGCGTGACCATCGGCGGATCGAGCGCGGACTCGCGTCTCGTCGGGGCCGCCATGCTCTTCAGTCCAGGCTTCGTCTTCCACACTGCCGACCTCTTCAAGGACGGCATCTCGGCGCTGCTCGTCGTCACCGCCGTCGTGTCTGCCTTCCGGTTGGCGGAGCGCTTCACGATCTCCGACCTCTGCATCGGCATCGTGTGCCTGTTCGGCACTTGGTACGTGCGGTTCTATCTAGTGTTCTTGGTGAGCGCGCCGTTGGTCTTGAGCCTGCTCGGGATCCGCTCGGGCTCTGCCGCGCGGGCCGTCATCGCTCTCGCGTTCGCGTTCGCCGCCGCGGTGGCGATCATCGGTCTGACGAGCGCCGCGGACGAAGCGATCGAAGTCGGGCTCGACACGTTCGAGACCGCCACGTCGGCGAACGCGCGGGACTACAACGCGCAGGGCGGCTCGGGGGTTCGCTTCGACGACTCGAACCCGTGGGTCTCGTTCCCGCTCCGATTGCTCTACACGCTCTTCTCGCCGTTCCCCTGGCAGTCGGGATCGATCGGATTCCACGGCGGCAAGATCGACGCCTTCATCTGGTATTTCTTCTTCTATCGCGGCGCGCGCGCGGCGCGCGTGATGTGGCGCGAGGACCGCGGGACGCTGGTGATGTTCCTCGTCGTCCTGATCCCGCTCACCGTCGCGTACGCCACGACGATGGCCAACGTGGGCCTGATGCTCCGACAGCGCATTCCGATCGTGATGCTCGGCTCGGTGCTCGCGGTGCGTGATCGGCGGCGCCAGCGCGCGAGCAGCGAGTTCGCTGACGATTCTGCGACGAGCTCTCCAATCGATCAGGGGAGCCAGGCCGCCGCATGAGACCGAAGCTCTTGTTCGTCGTGAACGAAGACGCGTTCTTCGTCTCACACCGTCTGGAGATCGGAACGGCCGCGCGCGACGCCGGGTTCGACGTCGTCGTGGCGGCGGGTCCGGGCGGAGCGCGATCGTCGATCGAGTCGCACGGGCTCCGGACCGTGGAGCTTCCGTTCGATCGAGGCGGGCGCTCGCCGACGCGCGACGCTCGGACGGTCGCGCGTCTCGTCGAGCTCTACGCACGCGAGCGCCCGACGCTCGTGCATCACGTCACCATCAAGCCCGTTCTCTACGGATCGATCGCGGCGAAGCTCACGGGCGTGCGCGCAGTGGTGAACGCGATCAGCGGTCTCGGCTTCGTCTTCTTGTCGAAGCGCCTCTCCGCCCGCGTGCTCCGCGGCGGCGTCGAGAGCGCCTACCGAGTGGCCCTGTCGGGGCCCCGTGTGCGCGTCGTATTCCAGAACGCCGATGACGAGGCGCTCTTCGTGTCGAGAGGGCTCGTCGACGCCGATCGCGTGCTGAGAATCCCGGGATCGGGCGTGGATCTCGCGCGATTCACCGAGCGCCCGCCCGACCGCGCCGAGACTCCGGTCGTCCTTCTTCCTGCGCGATTGCTCTGGGACAAGGGAGTCGGTGAGTTCGTCGACGCGGCGCGCTCTCTGCGAGCGCGAGGCGTGCGCGCGCGGTTCGCATTGGTCGGAGGGGGCTCGACGAACCCGGCGAGCGTTCCTCCGGCACGAGTGCGGCGTTGGGTCGACGAC is a window encoding:
- a CDS encoding glycosyltransferase family 4 protein; its protein translation is MRPKLLFVVNEDAFFVSHRLEIGTAARDAGFDVVVAAGPGGARSSIESHGLRTVELPFDRGGRSPTRDARTVARLVELYARERPTLVHHVTIKPVLYGSIAAKLTGVRAVVNAISGLGFVFLSKRLSARVLRGGVESAYRVALSGPRVRVVFQNADDEALFVSRGLVDADRVLRIPGSGVDLARFTERPPDRAETPVVLLPARLLWDKGVGEFVDAARSLRARGVRARFALVGGGSTNPASVPPARVRRWVDDGVIEAWGHRTDMPEVLAQASLVVLPSYREGFPLALAEACAVGRACVTTDVPGCRDVVDDACGWRVPARDASALADAIADALSDRTRLEEMGRRAAQRARERFGRGAIVASHLALYREMLGDAWPRVASVSPREHGVAGRVGE
- the asnB gene encoding asparagine synthase (glutamine-hydrolyzing) — its product is MCGISGIWSIDGRGDALRARAAVIRDSIAHRGPDDAGEWEETTCGLVLGQRRLSILDLSPLGHQPMVSASGRYVVVFNGEIYNHLRIRAELPDVAFRGTSDTETLLAAIERWGLEGALSRFVGMFAIALWDREARTLQLVRDRLGIKPLYWGRTTRGDLLFGSELRALRTHPEFDTTIDREALTAYFETSCVPAPLSIHRAARKLEPGTILTFRAPQRDPQATRYWRVEDVAHDGLRDPLRDSEPEILERIEETLRDAVRLRLLSDVPLGAFLSGGIDSSLVVAIAQELSSAPLRTYSIGSTDAAYDESAFASEVARRLGTRHTALTVRDAEAREIVPQLASIYDEPFADSSQIPTFLVSRLARNDVTVALSGDGGDELFGGYNRYLWAPRLARVQSVPRAARRVAAAALELLPTSAWDSIHAHLSPPLPPVRLVGDKLHKGARVLRTGSIDEMYAALRRQWWPSPVLDVLTPDEAVHAGRTFDAAHALMLRDAAAYLPDDILTKVDRASMAVALEARVPILDHRVVELAWRVPMRMKIRDGKGKWALRELLAKRLPRDVFERPKTGFSVPVGAWLRGPLRDWAESLLDAKSLESAGLDARLVRARWQAHQEGAADAGLALWDVLAFAAWQREIERGVRAEARDPFARSSA